Proteins encoded in a region of the Ziziphus jujuba cultivar Dongzao chromosome 3, ASM3175591v1 genome:
- the LOC132803083 gene encoding leucine-rich repeat protein 1-like, producing the protein MTRLRFLVVAENYLDGSIPPEIGMLESLEVFYAYNNNISGSIPVSVGNLSRLITLALPGNNINGSTCEMASGLDNETFDARSTGFTAHMPTPTPGVQMPPLAPVTIPRNQAEQPKKFNGANFKR; encoded by the exons ATGACAAGGTTGCGTTTCCTTGTTGTGGCTGAAAACTATTTAGATGGCTCTATACCACCTGAAATAGGTATGTTGGAGTCTCTTGAGGTGTTTTATGCCTATAACAACAATATTTCAGGTTCAATTCCCGTGTCCGTTGGAAACCTGAGTAGGTTAATAACCTTGGCTCTTCCTGGTAACAACATAAATGGATCCACTTGTG aaatggcaagtggattAGATAATGAGACTTTTGATGCGAGGTCAACTGGGTTTACTGCACATATGCCAACTCCAACACCTGGAGTCCAAATGCCTCCTCTTGCACCGGTTACTATACCCAGGAATCAAGCTGAGCAACCAAAGAAatttaatggagcaaactttaagagatag